The following coding sequences are from one Prochlorococcus sp. MIT 0604 window:
- a CDS encoding ferredoxin: protein MDFIDPSDKFAENVEITGFEPVLGGQLAEKAVWVDESKCIGCQYCVHVASNTFTVDEFHGRSRAIRQDGDSSDVIQEAIDTCPVDCIHWVKFEELDDLENSLDRDMFQTFGKPPRMNKH from the coding sequence ATGGATTTTATTGATCCATCTGATAAATTTGCAGAAAATGTAGAAATTACAGGTTTTGAGCCCGTTTTAGGTGGTCAGTTAGCAGAAAAAGCTGTATGGGTTGATGAGTCCAAGTGTATTGGCTGTCAATACTGTGTACATGTCGCTTCAAACACTTTCACTGTTGATGAATTTCATGGTAGAAGTCGAGCTATTAGGCAAGATGGAGATAGTTCTGATGTCATTCAAGAAGCAATAGATACATGCCCTGTTGATTGTATTCATTGGGTCAAATTTGAAGAATTGGATGATTTAGAGAATAGTCTCGATAGAGATATGTTTCAAACATTTGGGAAGCCACCGAGAATGAATAAGCACTAA
- a CDS encoding DNA-directed RNA polymerase subunit beta' encodes MTSSKPKKTSRVRKTTKNSKKENPVTMPALAKTPPSFKNKVVDKKALKNLVSWAYKTHGTAITAAMADNLKDLGFKYATQAAVSISVDDLKVPAAKQDLIGQAEEQISATEECYRLGEITEVERHTKVIDTWTETNERLVDAVKNNFNQNDPLNSVWMMANSGARGNMSQVRQLVGMRGLMANPQGEIIDLPIRTNFREGLTVTEYVISSYGARKGLVDTALRTADSGYLTRRLVDVAQDVIVREEDCGTKRSIVIEAEDGKFGARLLGRLTSEDILDAEENLIVPQNTAIDLALSGEIEKASINKIKIRSPLTCEANRSVCRRCYGWALAHNHLVDLGEAVGIIAAQSIGEPGTQLTMRTFHTGGVSTAESGVVRSKISGKVEFSSKAKVRGYRTPHGVEAKQAEVDFILKIVPKGNNSGKAQKIEVSSGSLLFVDDGQEINSDITVAQITAGAVKKSVEKATKDVICDLAGQVRYDKVIQPKEVTDRQGNITLKAQRLGRLWVLAGDVYNLPPNARPVITSGKSVDEGTVLAEASQSSEFGGQIRLRESIGDSREVQIVTTSMSLTNFKLIEESTHSGQIFNLESSDGTSYRLNTSPGSKISNGEVIADLTDERFRTKTGGLVKYAPGLSVKKARSSKNGFEVSQGGTLLWIPQETHEINKDISLLMIEDMKWIEAGTEVVKDIFSQTSGIVTVTQKNDILREITVRNGTFHECDDEEVLNRFTEEGNLVNPGEKILDGVDNKEILFVQKLETPKCRGLLLRTVEEFTIPDQAELPQLSHVKQEKGPHLGLKAIQRLTYKDGELIKSVEGVELLRTHLSIESFDATPQMTIDVESIKDENDPSINRLNLVILESILVRRDTMSDSSHGSTHTELQVNNDQLVKAGDVIATTQILCKEKGLVQLPNVVDDEPIRRLIVEREEDKIKIKVSEKVVVKVGDRVVDGDPISKSVKSTSCGEIEEVSNSLVTLRLGRPYMVSPDSVLHVKDGDLVLRGDGLALLVFERQKTGDIVQGLPRIEELLEARRPRDSAILCKKSGIVQIKQGNDEESVSLSVIENDDSLNEYQLLIGKNIMVSDGQQVTGGESLTDGPINPHELLDCYFNDLKDQKPLIDAARESISKLQRSMVSEVQNVYKSQGVAIDDKHIEVIVRQMTSKVRIEDAGDTTLLPGELIELRQVEDTNQAMSITGGAPAEFTPVLLGITKASLNTDSFISAASFQETTRVLTEAAIEGKSDWLRGLKENVIIGRLIPAGTGFSGFVEELSSEAGPHPDILAEESGGYRRAQNLRPDYTVDMPQSPSVSSTAILDDPSDEDLETTRNRHGIDPTSSNFAAFARPNAENQFSEDQLPDPAALEGLQEEGLLSDE; translated from the coding sequence ATGACTTCATCTAAACCTAAAAAAACATCAAGAGTACGTAAAACTACTAAAAACTCAAAAAAGGAAAATCCAGTTACAATGCCTGCTCTAGCTAAAACGCCGCCATCATTTAAGAATAAGGTAGTTGATAAGAAAGCCTTAAAGAATTTAGTCTCTTGGGCTTATAAAACTCATGGAACTGCAATAACTGCAGCCATGGCTGATAATCTAAAGGACTTGGGGTTTAAATATGCTACCCAAGCTGCTGTCTCTATCTCAGTAGATGACTTAAAAGTTCCTGCAGCCAAGCAAGATTTAATAGGGCAAGCTGAGGAGCAAATATCTGCTACAGAAGAATGCTACAGGCTTGGTGAAATTACCGAAGTTGAAAGGCACACAAAAGTTATAGATACCTGGACCGAAACTAATGAAAGATTAGTAGATGCTGTCAAGAATAATTTCAATCAAAATGATCCCCTAAATTCCGTTTGGATGATGGCTAATTCAGGAGCGAGGGGGAATATGTCTCAGGTACGACAACTCGTTGGCATGAGGGGATTGATGGCTAATCCACAAGGAGAAATAATTGACTTGCCAATAAGAACTAATTTTAGAGAAGGACTCACCGTTACTGAATATGTAATTTCGTCTTATGGAGCAAGAAAAGGTTTGGTGGATACTGCCCTAAGAACTGCAGATTCTGGTTATTTGACAAGAAGATTAGTTGATGTCGCTCAAGATGTAATTGTTAGAGAAGAGGATTGTGGAACAAAACGATCAATAGTTATTGAAGCTGAAGACGGTAAGTTTGGAGCGAGGCTTCTTGGAAGGCTTACCTCGGAAGATATTCTTGATGCTGAAGAAAACCTTATTGTTCCTCAAAACACTGCAATAGATCTTGCATTGTCAGGAGAAATTGAGAAAGCATCTATTAATAAAATAAAAATAAGATCCCCATTAACATGTGAAGCTAATAGATCTGTTTGTAGAAGGTGTTACGGGTGGGCGTTGGCTCATAATCATTTGGTTGATTTAGGTGAGGCAGTTGGAATTATTGCTGCTCAATCTATTGGTGAGCCAGGAACGCAATTGACAATGAGAACTTTCCATACTGGAGGTGTATCAACTGCTGAAAGTGGAGTAGTAAGATCAAAAATTTCTGGTAAAGTTGAATTTAGTTCAAAAGCAAAGGTTAGAGGTTATAGAACACCACATGGAGTAGAAGCTAAACAAGCGGAAGTTGATTTCATACTAAAGATAGTTCCTAAAGGCAATAATTCTGGCAAAGCTCAAAAAATTGAAGTTTCTAGTGGATCTCTTTTATTTGTAGATGACGGTCAAGAAATTAATTCTGACATTACTGTTGCTCAGATAACTGCGGGTGCGGTGAAAAAGAGTGTTGAAAAAGCAACAAAAGATGTTATCTGTGATTTGGCTGGTCAGGTTAGGTATGACAAGGTTATTCAACCAAAGGAGGTAACAGATAGGCAGGGAAATATTACGTTAAAAGCTCAAAGATTAGGCAGATTGTGGGTTTTAGCTGGAGATGTTTATAACTTACCACCTAATGCAAGACCGGTTATCACATCTGGAAAATCTGTAGATGAAGGAACTGTTTTGGCAGAAGCAAGTCAATCAAGTGAGTTTGGCGGACAAATTCGATTAAGAGAGTCAATAGGAGATTCAAGAGAAGTTCAGATTGTTACTACTTCAATGTCCTTAACTAATTTTAAATTAATTGAAGAATCTACTCACTCAGGTCAAATATTTAATTTGGAATCTAGTGATGGTACATCTTATCGTTTAAATACTTCTCCTGGAAGTAAAATTAGTAATGGTGAGGTAATAGCAGATTTAACGGATGAAAGGTTCCGTACCAAAACTGGTGGTCTAGTAAAATATGCACCTGGATTAAGTGTTAAAAAAGCAAGATCATCTAAAAATGGTTTTGAAGTAAGTCAAGGAGGGACATTGCTTTGGATTCCTCAAGAGACACATGAAATCAATAAAGACATATCTCTTCTAATGATCGAAGATATGAAATGGATTGAAGCTGGAACAGAAGTTGTAAAAGATATTTTTAGTCAAACATCAGGAATTGTTACTGTTACGCAAAAAAATGATATCCTCCGTGAAATAACTGTAAGAAATGGAACTTTTCATGAGTGCGATGATGAAGAAGTACTGAATAGATTTACAGAAGAAGGAAATCTTGTAAATCCAGGCGAAAAGATTTTAGATGGCGTTGATAATAAAGAAATCCTATTTGTTCAAAAATTAGAAACACCTAAATGTAGAGGCTTGTTATTAAGAACAGTTGAAGAATTTACTATTCCTGACCAAGCGGAATTACCTCAACTATCACATGTTAAGCAGGAAAAAGGACCACATTTAGGCTTAAAAGCTATCCAAAGGCTTACTTATAAAGATGGTGAATTGATAAAATCAGTTGAAGGAGTTGAATTGCTTAGAACACATTTAAGCATCGAAAGCTTTGATGCTACTCCTCAAATGACTATCGATGTCGAGTCAATTAAAGATGAGAATGATCCATCAATCAATAGATTAAATTTAGTAATATTGGAGTCTATTCTTGTAAGAAGAGATACTATGTCTGACTCCAGTCATGGCTCAACACATACTGAACTTCAAGTTAATAATGACCAATTAGTAAAAGCAGGAGATGTAATAGCTACTACTCAAATTCTTTGTAAAGAGAAGGGATTGGTTCAACTGCCAAATGTTGTTGACGATGAGCCCATAAGAAGGTTAATTGTTGAAAGAGAAGAAGATAAAATTAAAATTAAAGTTAGTGAAAAAGTAGTTGTTAAAGTTGGTGATCGGGTAGTTGATGGTGATCCTATTAGTAAGTCTGTAAAATCAACTTCTTGTGGAGAAATAGAAGAGGTTTCTAATAGTTTAGTAACCTTAAGACTTGGCAGGCCTTATATGGTTTCTCCTGATTCAGTTTTACATGTTAAAGATGGAGATTTAGTTCTTAGGGGAGATGGTTTAGCTTTACTTGTTTTTGAGAGGCAGAAAACTGGAGATATTGTACAAGGATTGCCTCGTATTGAAGAGTTATTAGAAGCTAGGAGACCGAGAGACTCTGCAATTCTATGTAAAAAATCTGGAATTGTTCAGATTAAACAAGGTAATGATGAAGAATCAGTTTCTTTATCGGTAATTGAAAATGATGATTCATTGAATGAATATCAATTATTAATTGGAAAAAATATAATGGTTAGTGATGGACAACAAGTTACAGGTGGAGAATCTTTAACTGATGGTCCAATTAATCCGCATGAACTATTAGATTGCTATTTCAATGATTTAAAAGATCAGAAACCTCTGATTGATGCAGCTCGAGAATCCATATCAAAACTTCAAAGAAGTATGGTAAGTGAGGTCCAAAATGTTTATAAGTCACAGGGTGTAGCAATCGATGATAAGCATATTGAAGTTATTGTTAGACAGATGACAAGTAAAGTCCGTATAGAAGATGCTGGAGATACTACTCTTTTGCCTGGTGAACTCATAGAGTTGAGGCAAGTGGAAGATACAAACCAAGCAATGTCAATTACAGGAGGAGCTCCAGCAGAATTTACTCCTGTTTTGTTGGGTATTACTAAAGCCTCACTCAATACAGACAGCTTTATTTCAGCAGCATCTTTCCAAGAAACAACAAGGGTTCTTACAGAAGCTGCAATTGAAGGTAAATCTGATTGGTTAAGAGGTTTAAAAGAAAATGTTATCATTGGTAGACTAATACCTGCAGGAACTGGTTTTAGCGGTTTTGTGGAAGAATTATCCTCAGAGGCTGGCCCCCATCCCGATATCCTCGCAGAAGAATCTGGCGGCTACAGAAGAGCACAGAACTTAAGGCCAGATTATACAGTTGATATGCCACAATCACCTTCCGTAAGCTCTACAGCAATACTTGATGATCCTAGTGATGAAGATTTGGAGACAACCAGAAACCGACATGGAATTGACCCTACCTCGAGTAATTTTGCGGCCTTCGCAAGACCTAATGCTGAAAATCAATTTTCTGAAGATCAATTACCAGATCCTGCTGCACTGGAGGGATTGCAAGAGGAAGGCCTCCTGTCTGATGAATAA
- a CDS encoding aldo/keto reductase — protein MQYRRFGRTNLKIPVLSLGGMRFQKSWDELDFSEVSYEEQIKLENILDLASQYGFSHVETAKYYGTSEVQLGMCFKNTKKIPNIIQTKIPPNSDPKIFERDVKTSIEKLKVKKIDLLAIHGINTAEHLHQSIRDGGCIDILRNFQKENLIGSIGFSTHGKSSLIEKAISTNLFDYVNLHWYFINQENTKVINLANKHDLGVFIISPTDKGGHLHTPSIKLMELCKPLHPIVFNDLFCLRNQNVHTLSVGIAKETDFALHLEAVSLLSESEKYVPKIINRLRQESINSLGLEWHQNWNRNLPSWEYTPGNINIPVLLWLSNLIDWLGMEGYARARYQLLGNGSHWFPGFNANLLDEDVSERQLLKVLEGHINPKKVIRKLRNLKEKFGDKNAKRLSKK, from the coding sequence ATGCAATATCGTAGATTTGGTAGAACCAATCTGAAGATTCCTGTTTTATCTTTAGGTGGTATGAGATTTCAAAAAAGTTGGGATGAATTAGATTTTTCTGAGGTTTCATACGAAGAGCAAATTAAATTAGAAAATATATTAGATCTTGCATCACAATATGGCTTTAGTCATGTAGAAACAGCCAAGTACTATGGAACTTCTGAGGTGCAATTAGGGATGTGTTTTAAGAATACTAAGAAAATCCCAAATATAATTCAAACAAAGATTCCACCAAATAGTGATCCGAAAATTTTCGAGAGAGATGTTAAGACAAGTATTGAAAAACTGAAAGTTAAAAAAATTGATTTGTTAGCTATACATGGTATTAATACTGCTGAACATTTACATCAGTCTATTCGAGATGGAGGTTGCATTGATATTTTGAGGAATTTTCAAAAAGAAAATTTAATTGGATCTATAGGATTTTCAACCCATGGAAAATCTTCACTTATTGAAAAGGCCATATCAACAAACTTATTTGATTATGTAAATTTGCACTGGTATTTTATTAATCAGGAAAATACAAAGGTTATTAATTTAGCCAATAAGCATGATCTTGGGGTTTTCATAATAAGTCCCACTGATAAAGGGGGACATCTTCATACTCCATCAATAAAATTAATGGAATTATGTAAACCACTTCATCCTATAGTTTTTAATGATCTTTTTTGCTTAAGAAATCAAAATGTCCATACTTTGAGTGTGGGTATTGCAAAAGAGACAGATTTTGCTTTGCATTTAGAAGCTGTCTCGTTGTTATCAGAATCTGAGAAGTATGTGCCTAAGATAATAAACAGATTAAGGCAGGAATCAATTAATTCCTTAGGTTTAGAGTGGCATCAAAATTGGAATAGAAATTTACCAAGTTGGGAATATACGCCGGGAAATATTAATATTCCTGTTCTGCTTTGGCTTTCAAATTTAATCGATTGGTTGGGTATGGAAGGATATGCAAGAGCTAGATATCAATTGCTTGGTAATGGAAGCCACTGGTTCCCAGGATTCAACGCAAATTTACTAGATGAAGATGTTTCTGAGCGACAATTATTGAAAGTATTAGAAGGTCATATAAATCCAAAAAAAGTTATAAGAAAATTGAGAAATTTAAAAGAAAAGTTTGGAGATAAGAATGCTAAAAGGTTATCAAAAAAATAA
- a CDS encoding J domain-containing protein, whose protein sequence is MKGETSYYKILGVNENASNHELRKAFCKLSIELHPDTTSLEIDVAKSKFQEVLEAYEHLNNSNLRKIYDDKLKENSRSRNNSNVLNNLVIDSNNQNLIGNRRPFSNGELFSLFLLIIIIAISLICSIFIASFTGKELETIPLWLIK, encoded by the coding sequence TTGAAAGGGGAAACTTCCTATTACAAAATTTTAGGTGTAAATGAAAATGCATCCAATCATGAATTAAGAAAAGCATTTTGTAAACTTTCTATTGAGTTGCATCCTGATACAACTTCATTAGAAATAGACGTTGCTAAAAGTAAATTTCAAGAAGTTCTAGAAGCTTATGAACATTTAAATAATAGTAATTTAAGGAAAATATATGATGACAAACTTAAAGAAAACTCTAGAAGTAGAAATAATTCTAACGTTTTAAATAATTTAGTAATCGATTCTAATAATCAAAATTTAATTGGAAATAGAAGACCTTTTTCGAATGGAGAATTGTTTTCGTTGTTTCTTTTAATTATCATCATTGCTATAAGTTTAATTTGTTCAATTTTTATTGCTTCATTTACTGGAAAAGAATTAGAGACAATACCGCTTTGGCTAATTAAATAA
- the rsmG gene encoding 16S rRNA (guanine(527)-N(7))-methyltransferase RsmG codes for MKKQNIPEEILSLITEEEINLFQELQVKIKELNNKTNLTRLTDGDDYWISQVFDSIWPFKAFTNINFDNKKYLDIGSGCGFPGLAYAITHPNSEIYLIDSLKKKTDAIKILVEQINFKNNIHVINDRIENLAHQSSMRNNFNIATTRAVSNPSTVSEYILPMLKREGFGVLYCGKWTNEERKNLDKTLEILEGKVKDKKEILLPRNKGTRNIILIQQKRLCPEIYPRKVGKPEKNPL; via the coding sequence ATGAAAAAACAAAACATTCCAGAAGAAATTCTTTCCTTAATAACTGAAGAAGAAATAAATTTATTTCAAGAGTTACAAGTTAAAATTAAAGAATTAAATAATAAAACTAATCTAACAAGATTAACTGATGGGGATGATTATTGGATATCTCAAGTTTTTGACAGCATTTGGCCATTTAAAGCTTTTACGAATATTAATTTTGATAATAAAAAATATTTAGATATTGGATCAGGCTGTGGCTTCCCAGGATTAGCTTATGCCATAACTCATCCTAATTCTGAGATATACCTTATTGATTCTTTGAAAAAGAAAACAGATGCAATAAAAATTTTAGTTGAACAGATCAATTTCAAAAATAATATTCATGTAATCAATGATCGGATTGAGAACTTAGCTCACCAATCATCAATGAGAAATAATTTTAATATTGCAACAACTAGAGCGGTTAGTAATCCATCAACAGTTTCAGAATATATCCTACCAATGTTAAAAAGAGAAGGGTTTGGAGTTTTATATTGTGGCAAATGGACGAATGAAGAAAGGAAAAATCTAGATAAAACTTTAGAAATATTAGAAGGGAAAGTTAAAGATAAAAAAGAGATACTATTACCAAGAAATAAAGGCACCCGAAATATTATTCTTATTCAACAAAAAAGATTATGCCCTGAAATTTACCCAAGAAAAGTTGGCAAACCTGAAAAAAATCCATTATGA
- a CDS encoding high light inducible protein, whose protein sequence is MIKPEIVPKRKLPRYGFHSYNERLNGRIAMIGFIALILTEFFLKHGLLLW, encoded by the coding sequence ATGATTAAGCCAGAGATTGTCCCCAAAAGAAAATTACCTCGTTATGGATTCCATTCTTATAATGAAAGACTTAATGGAAGAATTGCCATGATTGGTTTTATTGCGCTTATTCTTACAGAATTCTTTCTAAAACATGGTTTGCTGTTATGGTGA
- a CDS encoding HEAT repeat domain-containing protein, protein MTKNKDPNQESLAEIAVDPDVLARELALEIEIDPLEQIDEDVFSKNLNISQECDEALKMLKGNREERIQGLRIFCEYRDQRSFPLLLPLLDQPCPVERMSAVYALGRNPCPSAVQKLVSLLKTDDNAYVRRATAWSLANYDNQIVLEPLINALKNDVAAVRLWSSSSLAEIGNVSFENAQLAAEQLLISLKIDNESGVRSNCIWSLCRLYAKLNNTFQESFVDECTKIALFDKEPSVMEEAKTALDSMGMQGFYN, encoded by the coding sequence ATGACAAAAAATAAGGATCCTAATCAAGAAAGCTTAGCTGAAATTGCAGTTGATCCAGATGTTTTAGCAAGAGAACTGGCTTTAGAGATTGAAATAGATCCTTTAGAGCAAATTGATGAAGATGTTTTTTCAAAAAATTTAAATATTAGTCAAGAGTGTGATGAAGCTTTAAAAATGCTCAAAGGTAATAGAGAAGAGAGGATACAAGGCTTAAGAATTTTTTGTGAGTATAGAGACCAAAGATCTTTCCCCCTTTTGTTACCATTGCTTGATCAACCTTGCCCAGTTGAAAGAATGAGTGCTGTATATGCTTTAGGTCGTAATCCATGTCCTAGCGCAGTCCAGAAACTTGTCAGTCTTTTGAAGACTGATGATAATGCTTATGTCAGAAGAGCGACTGCATGGAGCTTAGCTAACTATGATAACCAAATTGTTTTAGAACCATTAATAAATGCTTTAAAGAATGATGTGGCTGCAGTAAGGTTATGGTCATCTAGTTCTTTAGCTGAAATTGGAAATGTTTCTTTTGAGAACGCTCAGTTAGCAGCAGAACAACTTTTAATAAGTTTAAAGATAGATAATGAATCAGGTGTACGAAGTAATTGCATTTGGTCATTGTGTAGGTTGTATGCAAAGTTAAACAACACCTTTCAAGAAAGTTTTGTTGATGAATGTACTAAAATAGCACTTTTTGATAAAGAGCCATCCGTTATGGAAGAAGCTAAAACTGCTCTTGATTCAATGGGTATGCAAGGTTTTTATAATTGA
- the rlmN gene encoding 23S rRNA (adenine(2503)-C(2))-methyltransferase RlmN, translating into MKNLLGSSVKDLENVALDYGQAAFRGRQIYNWIYNFKNKKKSIDQIEVLPLDFRKKLKDDGFKLSELSVQERNLANDGTLKLLLSTTDNESIECVGIPTEKRLTACLSSQVGCPMDCKFCATGKEGLKRSLKASEILDQILFIENEMNRKVTNIVFMGMGEPLLNIDELLVSIRSINKDFQISQRKITVSTVAIPKMINKLSAKSFQILGNCQFTLAISLHASNQKIREKIIPSAKNYEIENIIKDCKQYVRDTGRRVSFEYLMLSGVNDKLEHANELSNLLKGFQSHVNLIQYNQIEEVEFQRVSLKNMQSFQSRLSLNGIANSLRKSRGLDKNAACGQLRQNARNK; encoded by the coding sequence TTGAAAAATCTTCTTGGGAGTAGTGTTAAAGATTTAGAAAATGTGGCTTTAGATTATGGTCAAGCTGCTTTTAGGGGTCGCCAAATCTATAATTGGATTTATAACTTTAAAAATAAGAAGAAGAGTATTGATCAAATAGAAGTATTACCTTTAGATTTCAGAAAGAAGTTAAAAGATGATGGTTTTAAATTAAGTGAACTAAGTGTTCAGGAAAGAAACTTAGCTAACGACGGTACTCTAAAGTTGTTACTTTCTACAACTGATAATGAAAGTATTGAGTGCGTTGGTATACCAACTGAAAAAAGACTAACTGCTTGTCTCTCTAGTCAAGTTGGTTGTCCTATGGACTGTAAATTTTGTGCAACTGGCAAGGAAGGTTTGAAGAGATCTTTAAAAGCAAGTGAAATTTTAGATCAAATTTTATTTATTGAAAATGAAATGAATAGAAAAGTGACCAATATTGTTTTCATGGGTATGGGCGAGCCATTATTGAATATTGATGAGTTGCTCGTGTCAATAAGATCTATAAATAAGGATTTTCAAATTAGCCAGAGAAAGATAACTGTAAGCACCGTGGCTATTCCAAAAATGATAAATAAATTATCAGCAAAGTCTTTTCAAATTTTAGGTAATTGTCAATTTACGTTAGCAATAAGCCTACACGCTTCAAACCAAAAAATAAGAGAAAAGATAATTCCAAGTGCAAAAAACTACGAAATCGAAAATATAATTAAAGACTGTAAGCAATACGTAAGAGATACTGGTAGGAGGGTAAGCTTTGAATATTTAATGCTAAGTGGGGTTAATGATAAATTGGAACATGCTAATGAATTAAGTAATTTGCTGAAAGGGTTTCAATCCCACGTAAATTTAATACAGTATAACCAAATTGAGGAAGTTGAATTTCAAAGAGTCTCTTTAAAAAATATGCAATCATTTCAATCTAGACTTTCTCTTAATGGCATCGCTAACAGCTTGCGCAAAAGCAGAGGTCTCGATAAAAATGCTGCATGTGGACAGTTAAGACAAAATGCAAGAAACAAATAA
- a CDS encoding DUF1257 domain-containing protein, giving the protein MSHFSTIKTQLKEAEPLIKALNHLGYPINQEEKFVKGYRGKFTAVDISMNLPGDTKVGFKWDTNSNAYELVTDLDLWKFEIPVERFISKVTQMYAYHTIISKTNEDGYQIVEQKNKNDGSIELVLTKWDN; this is encoded by the coding sequence ATGTCACATTTTAGTACTATTAAAACCCAGCTCAAAGAAGCAGAGCCATTAATTAAGGCCTTAAATCATCTTGGTTATCCCATCAATCAAGAAGAAAAGTTTGTAAAAGGCTATAGGGGCAAGTTTACAGCAGTAGATATAAGCATGAATTTACCAGGTGATACTAAAGTTGGATTTAAATGGGACACTAATTCAAATGCTTATGAATTAGTTACTGATCTTGATCTTTGGAAATTTGAGATCCCTGTAGAAAGGTTTATTTCTAAAGTTACTCAAATGTATGCCTACCACACAATTATTTCAAAAACCAATGAGGATGGATATCAAATCGTAGAACAAAAAAACAAAAATGATGGTTCTATCGAGTTGGTTTTGACCAAGTGGGATAATTAA
- a CDS encoding DUF2997 domain-containing protein — MPQKTLRFKIHQDGRVEETVEGFTGNSCNEATKNLENALGKVTVKKKTSDAFTSNQHENLKQLNNESNVTF, encoded by the coding sequence ATGCCTCAAAAAACATTGAGATTCAAAATTCATCAAGACGGAAGAGTTGAAGAAACTGTTGAGGGATTTACTGGTAATTCATGCAATGAAGCTACAAAAAATCTCGAAAATGCTCTTGGTAAAGTAACAGTAAAGAAGAAAACATCTGATGCTTTCACCTCTAATCAACATGAAAACTTAAAACAACTAAATAACGAATCTAATGTCACATTTTAG